From a region of the Corallococcus coralloides DSM 2259 genome:
- a CDS encoding serine/threonine protein kinase: protein MIESDARRQGAPADVPDPLLGRILNERFRILETLGAGGMGRVYKAMQAPLDRLVALKVLNPQYSGEGKDPGFQKRFFLEASVTAKLRHPNTVTVIDYGKTEDGIYYIAMEYLEGLTLSQLLTQEGPLPWERALAIGQQVARSLREAHKVGLIHRDLKPANVMILNQEADHDVVKVLDFGLVKSFSGDASMKEDTTLTQAGVILGSPQYMAPEQARNIADPRSDVYSLGVVLYQVLMGRPPFQAAQSIDVIVKHINDPPPPFHTVWPDHNVPAEVEALVMKCLAKRPVDRYASMDAVLQGMRTAASASGVSGVFATRTGLNAVGSGPHSGPHSGIHTGPHQALGSGPTPAPNTMALDISVDEAGGLAEKKSRKGLGIALFGASLFVGLGVAGIFVLRGAQKPPMEAEPAVSAPVARTPVAPPPAREPAAVAETAVTPPPAAPLPVRFDLDSEPQGAEIMLDGKVRGTTPLVINHTPDGPGLASVEVSFAMDGYQTVSKKYAGEPGSTVSVSIKLPRIKKQPGPKPSPKAPSSSYKDDPYQ from the coding sequence ATGATCGAAAGCGACGCCCGCCGCCAGGGCGCGCCCGCCGACGTGCCGGATCCCCTGCTCGGGCGGATCCTCAACGAGCGCTTCCGCATCCTGGAGACGCTTGGCGCCGGAGGCATGGGCCGCGTCTACAAGGCCATGCAGGCCCCGTTGGACCGGCTGGTGGCGCTCAAGGTCCTGAACCCGCAGTACAGCGGCGAGGGCAAGGACCCGGGCTTCCAGAAGCGCTTCTTCCTGGAGGCCAGCGTCACCGCGAAGCTGCGCCATCCGAACACCGTCACCGTCATCGACTACGGCAAGACGGAAGACGGCATCTATTACATCGCGATGGAGTACCTGGAGGGGCTGACGCTGTCGCAGCTGCTCACCCAGGAAGGGCCGCTGCCGTGGGAGCGCGCGCTCGCCATCGGGCAGCAGGTGGCCCGCTCGCTGCGCGAGGCGCACAAGGTCGGCCTCATCCACCGCGACCTCAAGCCCGCCAACGTGATGATCCTCAACCAGGAGGCGGATCACGACGTGGTGAAGGTGCTGGACTTCGGCCTGGTGAAGTCCTTCTCCGGCGACGCCTCCATGAAGGAGGACACCACCCTCACGCAGGCGGGCGTCATCCTGGGCTCGCCGCAGTACATGGCGCCGGAGCAGGCGCGCAACATCGCGGATCCGCGCAGCGACGTGTACAGCCTGGGCGTGGTGCTCTACCAGGTGCTGATGGGCCGACCGCCCTTCCAGGCGGCGCAGAGCATCGACGTCATCGTCAAGCACATCAACGACCCGCCACCTCCCTTCCACACCGTGTGGCCGGACCACAACGTGCCCGCGGAGGTGGAGGCGCTGGTGATGAAGTGCCTGGCCAAGCGCCCCGTGGACCGCTACGCGTCCATGGACGCCGTGCTCCAGGGCATGCGCACCGCCGCGTCCGCGTCCGGTGTCAGCGGCGTCTTCGCCACGCGCACCGGCCTCAACGCGGTGGGCTCCGGCCCCCACAGCGGTCCGCACAGCGGCATCCACACCGGCCCCCACCAGGCGCTGGGCTCCGGCCCCACGCCCGCGCCCAACACCATGGCGCTGGACATCTCCGTGGACGAGGCCGGCGGCCTCGCGGAGAAGAAGTCCAGGAAGGGCCTGGGCATCGCCCTCTTCGGCGCGTCCCTGTTCGTGGGGCTGGGCGTGGCGGGCATCTTCGTGCTGCGCGGGGCCCAGAAGCCCCCGATGGAAGCCGAGCCGGCCGTGTCCGCCCCCGTGGCGCGCACGCCCGTGGCGCCGCCGCCCGCGCGCGAACCCGCCGCCGTCGCGGAGACCGCCGTCACGCCGCCGCCCGCCGCCCCCCTGCCCGTGCGCTTCGACCTGGACAGTGAGCCCCAGGGCGCGGAGATCATGCTCGACGGCAAGGTGCGCGGCACGACGCCGCTGGTCATCAACCACACCCCTGACGGCCCGGGCCTCGCGTCCGTGGAGGTGTCGTTCGCCATGGACGGCTACCAGACCGTCAGCAAGAAGTACGCGGGCGAGCCGGGCTCCACCGTCAGCGTCTCCATCAAGCTTCCGCGCATCAAGAAGCAGCCGGGACCGAAGCCTTCCCCCAAGGCTCCCAGCTCCTCGTACAAGGACGATCCGTACCAGTGA
- a CDS encoding cobalamin-binding protein, giving the protein MNALLSALLSSAPRYPRRVVCLTEETTEVLYRIGAGDLVVGVSGFTVRPPEARKKPRVSSFLDANFERILELKPDLVLGFSDLQADIGRELCKRGVPVYLFNQRSLAEILQAVRLTGALVGRAEGAEALAVELEKNLERHSDAAQSLPKRPRIFFEEWHEPLISGIRWCSELVEVVGGVDVCQESRASQGAKGRIFDPEEVAKRDPEGVIASWCGRKAKREKIASRPGWSGVRAVVDDQLYEVRSSYILQPGPAALSDGVDQLARIVAAIAKGEKLPMARPGDLRTALE; this is encoded by the coding sequence ATGAATGCCCTGCTGTCCGCGCTGTTGTCGTCGGCGCCGCGCTATCCGCGGCGGGTGGTGTGTCTGACGGAGGAGACGACGGAGGTGCTCTACCGCATTGGCGCGGGGGACCTGGTCGTCGGCGTGTCGGGGTTCACGGTGCGGCCTCCGGAGGCGCGCAAGAAGCCGCGGGTCAGCTCGTTCCTGGACGCGAACTTCGAGCGGATATTGGAGCTGAAGCCGGACCTGGTGCTGGGCTTCAGCGACCTGCAGGCGGACATCGGCCGGGAGCTGTGCAAGCGCGGGGTGCCCGTGTACCTGTTCAACCAGCGCTCGCTCGCGGAAATCCTGCAGGCGGTGCGGCTCACCGGGGCGCTGGTGGGGCGCGCGGAAGGAGCGGAGGCGCTGGCGGTGGAGCTGGAGAAGAACCTGGAGCGGCACTCGGACGCGGCGCAGTCGCTGCCGAAGCGGCCGCGCATCTTCTTCGAGGAGTGGCACGAGCCGCTCATCTCCGGCATCCGCTGGTGTTCGGAGCTGGTGGAGGTGGTGGGTGGGGTGGACGTGTGCCAGGAGTCGCGCGCGTCGCAGGGAGCGAAGGGCCGCATCTTCGACCCGGAGGAGGTGGCGAAGCGCGACCCGGAGGGCGTCATCGCCAGCTGGTGCGGGCGCAAGGCGAAGCGGGAGAAGATTGCCTCCCGGCCGGGTTGGTCCGGCGTGCGGGCGGTGGTGGACGACCAGCTCTACGAAGTGAGGAGCTCCTACATCCTCCAGCCGGGGCCGGCGGCGCTGTCGGACGGGGTGGATCAGCTGGCCCGCATTGTCGCGGCCATCGCGAAGGGGGAGAAGCTGCCCATGGCCCGGCCGGGAGACCTGCGCACCGCGCTGGAGTGA
- the msrP gene encoding protein-methionine-sulfoxide reductase catalytic subunit MsrP — translation MRDKLPPEPPGSEVTPEKLYLRRREFIKNAGLFAGTAAVVGGGLYLLGMKRTRPMDGFVPDAGVVDQPVAPAQGLFSTDEPRTPYEDITTYNNFYELGLDKNDPARRAHLLKTRPWTVVIDGEVHKPWTVDVDQLISAFPLEERVYRMRCVEAWSMVIPWLGLPLGKLLDRVQPTSFAKYVAFTTLEDPEQLPGQKSPVLDWPYVEGLRLDEARHPLTLLATGLYGKQLPAQNGAPLRLVVPWKYGFKGIKSIVRITLTREQPPTTWNITNKREYGFYANVNPAVDHPRWSQATERRIGETSRRPTLPFNGYADAVAGLYSGMDLKRDF, via the coding sequence ATGCGCGACAAGCTCCCTCCCGAGCCCCCCGGCTCCGAAGTGACGCCCGAGAAGCTCTACCTGCGCCGCCGCGAGTTCATCAAGAACGCGGGCCTGTTCGCGGGCACGGCCGCGGTGGTGGGCGGCGGGCTGTACCTGCTGGGCATGAAGCGCACCCGTCCCATGGACGGCTTCGTGCCGGACGCGGGCGTGGTGGACCAGCCGGTGGCGCCCGCCCAGGGCCTCTTCAGCACGGACGAGCCGCGCACGCCCTACGAGGACATCACCACCTACAACAACTTCTACGAGCTGGGCCTGGACAAGAACGACCCGGCCCGCCGCGCGCACCTGTTGAAGACGCGGCCGTGGACGGTCGTCATCGACGGGGAGGTCCACAAGCCGTGGACCGTGGACGTGGATCAGCTCATCTCCGCATTCCCGCTGGAGGAGCGCGTCTACCGGATGCGGTGCGTGGAGGCCTGGTCCATGGTGATTCCGTGGCTGGGCCTGCCCCTGGGCAAGCTGCTGGACCGCGTGCAGCCCACGTCGTTCGCGAAGTACGTGGCCTTCACCACGCTGGAGGACCCGGAGCAGCTGCCCGGCCAGAAGAGCCCGGTGCTCGACTGGCCCTACGTGGAAGGCCTGCGCCTGGATGAGGCCCGGCACCCGCTGACGCTGCTGGCCACGGGCCTGTACGGCAAGCAGCTGCCCGCGCAGAACGGCGCCCCGCTGCGGCTGGTGGTGCCGTGGAAGTACGGCTTCAAGGGCATCAAGTCCATTGTCCGCATCACGCTCACGCGCGAGCAGCCGCCCACGACGTGGAACATCACCAACAAGCGCGAATACGGCTTCTACGCCAACGTCAACCCGGCGGTGGATCACCCGCGCTGGAGCCAGGCCACGGAGCGCCGCATCGGTGAGACCTCGCGCCGGCCCACGCTGCCCTTCAACGGCTACGCGGACGCGGTGGCCGGCCTCTACAGCGGCATGGACCTGAAGCGGGACTTCTGA
- a CDS encoding response regulator codes for MKAGPLSAPEHAPSRPTGSTPTVRPTGGTGPQRVLLVDDSRSIRTLLKIYLMARSFEFLEAESAEEGLKVAEAEPVDLILTDFHMDGMNGADFAGQIRASSNVKLSKVPILMMTGDPNVAEVRALGQKAGISAFVRKPVSCAQLMTLVDTILPLPRAAAK; via the coding sequence ATGAAGGCCGGTCCTCTCTCCGCCCCCGAACACGCGCCCTCCCGTCCCACGGGGAGCACGCCCACGGTCCGTCCGACCGGGGGGACCGGTCCGCAGCGCGTCCTGCTGGTGGACGACAGCCGCTCCATCCGGACGCTGCTGAAGATCTACCTCATGGCCCGCAGCTTCGAGTTCCTGGAGGCGGAGTCCGCCGAGGAAGGCCTCAAGGTCGCCGAGGCGGAGCCTGTGGACCTCATCCTCACCGACTTCCACATGGACGGGATGAACGGCGCGGACTTCGCCGGGCAGATCCGCGCCAGCAGCAACGTCAAGCTGTCCAAGGTCCCCATCCTGATGATGACCGGCGACCCGAACGTGGCGGAGGTGCGCGCGCTGGGCCAGAAGGCCGGCATCAGCGCCTTCGTGCGCAAGCCGGTCAGCTGCGCGCAGCTGATGACGCTGGTGGACACCATCCTCCCGCTGCCCCGCGCCGCCGCGAAGTAG
- a CDS encoding dipeptidyl-peptidase 3 family protein produces MPKSRTLLPLLGAMLLSSAAPAQEAPARLPDAPTLKRMTARFAPVDVKVDVSKLPDAEKRALAKVLQAARIMDPLFLGQAWAGNQTLLLDLVKDTTPLGKERLHAFLLNKGPWSRLDEAKPFIPGVPPKPDEGNFYPAGATKAEVEAWVKSLPEAQQHAATGFFTTLRKGPDGKFVSVPYSVEYQGELGMAAQLLREAAALTQQPTLKRFLETRAAAFLSNDYYASEVAWMELDASVEPTIGPYEVYEDGWFNYKAAFEAFIGVRDDAETQKLAKFSAELQELENNLPIEASLRNPKLGALAPIRVINSIYSSGDGNRGVQTAAFNLPNDERVAAEKGTKRVMLKNIQEAKFQRVLLPIAKVALPAKDRKDVSFDAFFTHILMHELMHGLGPHNVTVAGKQTTVRQALQASSSAIEEAKADISGLWALQRLVDKGTLDKDLQRTMYTTFLASAFRSIRFGIDEAHGKGIALQLNHFLDTGAVKVNADGTFEVVPDKMQASITSLTNQLMTLQAQGDRAAAEALLAKQGVVRPSVQKVLERLKNVPVDIEPRYVTADSLVKDFGAPAATPAAK; encoded by the coding sequence ATGCCCAAGTCCAGAACCCTGCTGCCCCTGCTCGGCGCGATGCTCCTGTCGAGCGCCGCCCCCGCCCAGGAAGCCCCCGCCCGCCTGCCGGACGCCCCGACGCTGAAGCGGATGACGGCGCGCTTCGCCCCCGTGGACGTCAAGGTGGACGTGTCCAAGCTGCCGGACGCGGAGAAGCGCGCCCTGGCCAAGGTCCTCCAGGCCGCCCGCATCATGGACCCGCTCTTCCTGGGGCAGGCGTGGGCAGGGAACCAGACGCTGCTCCTGGACCTGGTGAAGGACACCACGCCCCTGGGCAAGGAGCGGCTGCACGCGTTCCTGCTCAACAAGGGCCCCTGGTCGCGCCTGGACGAGGCGAAGCCGTTCATCCCCGGCGTGCCGCCCAAGCCGGACGAGGGCAACTTCTATCCCGCCGGCGCCACCAAGGCGGAGGTGGAGGCCTGGGTGAAGAGCCTGCCGGAGGCGCAGCAGCACGCGGCCACGGGCTTCTTCACCACGCTGCGCAAGGGGCCGGACGGCAAGTTCGTGAGCGTGCCCTACAGCGTGGAGTACCAGGGCGAGCTGGGCATGGCCGCGCAGCTCTTGCGTGAGGCGGCGGCGCTCACCCAGCAGCCCACGCTGAAGCGCTTCCTGGAGACGCGCGCGGCGGCGTTCCTGTCCAACGACTACTACGCGAGCGAGGTCGCGTGGATGGAGCTGGACGCGAGCGTGGAGCCCACCATCGGGCCCTACGAGGTCTACGAGGACGGCTGGTTCAACTACAAGGCCGCGTTCGAGGCCTTCATCGGCGTGCGCGACGACGCGGAGACGCAGAAGCTGGCGAAGTTCAGCGCGGAGCTCCAGGAGCTGGAGAACAACCTCCCGATTGAAGCTTCCTTGCGCAACCCGAAGCTGGGCGCCCTGGCCCCCATCCGCGTCATCAACAGCATCTACTCCTCCGGTGACGGCAACCGGGGCGTGCAGACGGCGGCCTTCAACCTGCCCAACGACGAGCGCGTGGCGGCGGAGAAGGGCACCAAGCGCGTGATGCTGAAGAACATCCAGGAGGCCAAGTTCCAGCGCGTGCTGCTGCCCATCGCGAAGGTGGCGCTGCCCGCGAAGGACCGCAAGGACGTGTCCTTCGACGCCTTCTTCACGCACATCCTCATGCACGAGCTGATGCACGGCCTGGGGCCCCACAACGTCACCGTGGCCGGAAAGCAGACGACGGTGCGTCAGGCGCTGCAGGCGTCCTCCAGCGCCATTGAAGAAGCCAAGGCGGACATCTCCGGCCTGTGGGCGCTCCAGCGGCTGGTGGACAAGGGCACGCTGGACAAGGACCTGCAGCGGACCATGTACACGACGTTCCTCGCGTCCGCGTTCCGCTCCATCCGCTTCGGCATCGACGAGGCGCACGGCAAGGGCATTGCGCTGCAGCTCAACCACTTCCTGGACACCGGCGCGGTGAAGGTGAACGCGGACGGCACGTTCGAAGTGGTGCCGGACAAGATGCAGGCCTCCATCACGTCGCTGACGAACCAGCTCATGACGCTCCAGGCCCAGGGCGACCGCGCCGCCGCGGAGGCGTTGCTCGCGAAGCAGGGCGTGGTGCGCCCCTCCGTGCAGAAGGTGCTGGAGCGGCTGAAGAACGTGCCGGTGGACATCGAGCCGCGCTACGTCACCGCCGACTCGCTGGTGAAGGACTTCGGCGCCCCGGCGGCCACGCCCGCGGCGAAGTAG
- a CDS encoding sulfite oxidase heme-binding subunit YedZ, producing the protein MASSKLPWLNPAIAVGGLSPLLLLAVQGAQGQLGANGIEFALNQTGLFALAVLVGSLACTPVRLVTGWTWPARIRRTLGLLAFTYAAAHFLTYAVLDQGLDVRAMAEDVFTRPFITVGFTALMLLVPLAVTSTNKWVRRLGFPAWQRLHRLAYVAAVLGVVHFVWRVKKDVTEPVLYGAVLALLFAVRVGEALRKRRALARERPA; encoded by the coding sequence ATGGCCTCTTCCAAGCTCCCCTGGCTGAACCCCGCCATCGCCGTCGGAGGGCTCTCCCCGCTGCTGCTGCTCGCGGTGCAGGGGGCGCAGGGACAGCTGGGGGCCAACGGCATCGAGTTCGCCCTCAACCAGACGGGCCTCTTCGCGCTGGCGGTGCTGGTGGGCTCGCTGGCGTGCACGCCGGTGCGGCTGGTGACGGGCTGGACGTGGCCCGCGCGCATCCGCCGCACGCTGGGCCTGCTGGCCTTCACCTACGCGGCGGCGCACTTCCTCACCTACGCCGTGTTGGATCAGGGCCTGGACGTGCGCGCCATGGCGGAGGACGTCTTCACCCGGCCCTTCATCACCGTGGGCTTCACCGCGCTGATGCTGCTGGTGCCGCTGGCCGTCACCTCCACGAACAAGTGGGTGCGGAGGCTGGGCTTTCCCGCGTGGCAGCGCCTGCACCGGCTGGCCTACGTGGCCGCGGTGCTGGGCGTGGTGCACTTCGTGTGGCGGGTGAAGAAGGACGTCACGGAGCCGGTGCTCTACGGGGCCGTCCTGGCGCTGCTCTTCGCCGTGCGCGTGGGCGAGGCGCTGCGCAAGCGGCGGGCGCTCGCGCGGGAGCGCCCGGCCTGA
- a CDS encoding TonB-dependent receptor domain-containing protein: MNPPTAFRRGALLALCLCATEALADARLEARRHFRNGMNLIEQKQFDEGIAELEAAYTIKPHPSVLYNIARAYQDAGRLDEALDAYKRYLASNPPDAANVQAQVTRLEATQKAAQAEAPTPGTETGTTGTTGLPMPPPPPTSIQAQQQLATLMERLEKAVARAESMSAQPQGAQQPAATPGPTVSSSGSAESGDTSGDTSGDQGLVPYEERVVTASRRAQSSLEAPNATTVITAEDIRLSGATTLPELLRRVPGADVMAMGVGSANVSLRGFNQRLANKVLVLVDGRTEYQDFLGLTVWAGLPIGLEEIDRIEVIRGPGSALYGANAMLGVINIITQAPGTGRRARFGAMAGGGNTVQGSFVSHGQNGALRYRASAAYQQQDKWSRDYETGRPDFALQGPADPDLGQRGARANLSTVYTFQEGRAIGVSGGVHRYLTEIYPLGLLRNYYIDGLGAYAKADVELGAVKLKAFWNHLSGDAGPQYEAIGQRSLGTSVASNVFNGEALYARGFELAGEHQVNIGVEGRLKRVAFTYLDGLREEFHAAAFVQDEWRIVQPLRLIVSYRVDRHPLLDKGNPGIAQSPRLSAVFQPIEGHAFRASVATAFREPTFLESYTRLPVPVPGVNGVSLLTTGNRTLRPERLNALELGWRGESPRLGLDWDVALYQNTVKDLIALSPVQSLPAGESFDSGTGNYLLGRSMFTNEAAIYTARGVEAGINVSPIDGLGVKASAAYQHVSSDLPDEGQCGTCSQTPAFRLFGGVTYRTRTDLEFGIEAAFTTSTTWVEREPSASDPTRVDLIANNLPAYTVVNARVGYTVVKDFVSVALQGSQLGGSHAEHPFGNRIERRVFANLTVTP; this comes from the coding sequence GTGAATCCCCCGACAGCCTTCCGACGTGGGGCGCTCCTCGCGCTGTGTCTTTGCGCGACCGAGGCCCTGGCGGACGCGCGACTTGAAGCGCGCCGCCACTTCCGCAATGGCATGAACCTCATCGAGCAGAAGCAGTTCGATGAAGGCATCGCCGAGCTGGAAGCGGCCTACACCATCAAGCCGCACCCCAGCGTCCTCTACAACATCGCCCGGGCGTACCAGGACGCGGGCCGGCTGGACGAAGCGCTGGACGCCTACAAGCGCTACCTCGCCTCCAACCCGCCGGACGCCGCCAACGTGCAGGCCCAGGTGACGCGCCTGGAGGCCACGCAGAAGGCGGCCCAGGCGGAGGCGCCCACCCCCGGCACCGAGACCGGCACGACGGGCACCACCGGCCTGCCCATGCCGCCGCCGCCCCCCACGAGCATCCAGGCGCAGCAGCAGCTGGCCACGCTCATGGAGCGGCTGGAGAAGGCCGTCGCCCGCGCGGAGTCCATGTCCGCCCAGCCCCAGGGCGCGCAGCAGCCCGCGGCCACGCCCGGTCCCACCGTCAGCTCCAGCGGCAGCGCGGAGTCCGGTGACACCTCCGGTGACACCTCCGGCGACCAGGGCCTGGTGCCGTATGAAGAGCGCGTCGTGACGGCGAGCCGCCGCGCCCAGTCCTCGCTGGAAGCGCCCAACGCCACCACCGTCATCACCGCGGAGGACATCCGCCTGTCGGGTGCCACCACGCTGCCGGAGCTCCTGCGCCGCGTGCCGGGCGCGGACGTGATGGCCATGGGCGTGGGCAGCGCCAACGTCAGCCTGCGCGGCTTCAACCAGCGACTGGCCAACAAGGTGCTGGTGCTGGTGGACGGCCGCACGGAGTACCAGGACTTCCTCGGCCTCACGGTGTGGGCGGGGCTGCCCATCGGCCTGGAAGAAATCGACCGCATCGAGGTCATCCGCGGACCGGGCAGCGCGCTGTACGGCGCCAACGCGATGCTGGGCGTCATCAACATCATCACCCAGGCCCCCGGCACCGGCCGGCGCGCGCGCTTCGGCGCCATGGCGGGCGGTGGAAACACCGTGCAGGGCTCCTTCGTCAGCCACGGCCAGAACGGGGCCCTGCGCTACCGCGCGTCCGCCGCCTACCAGCAGCAGGACAAGTGGAGCCGCGACTACGAGACCGGCCGTCCGGACTTCGCCCTGCAGGGGCCCGCGGATCCGGACCTGGGGCAGCGCGGGGCTCGCGCCAACCTGTCCACCGTCTACACGTTCCAGGAGGGCCGGGCGATTGGCGTCTCCGGCGGCGTGCACCGCTACCTGACGGAGATCTATCCGCTGGGACTCCTGCGCAACTACTACATCGACGGCCTGGGCGCGTACGCCAAGGCGGACGTGGAGCTGGGCGCCGTGAAGCTCAAGGCGTTCTGGAACCACCTGTCCGGCGACGCCGGCCCGCAGTACGAGGCCATTGGCCAGCGCTCGCTGGGCACCAGCGTCGCGTCCAACGTCTTCAACGGTGAAGCGCTGTACGCGCGCGGCTTCGAACTGGCCGGCGAGCACCAGGTGAACATCGGCGTGGAGGGCCGCTTGAAGCGCGTGGCCTTCACCTACCTGGACGGCCTGCGCGAGGAGTTCCACGCGGCGGCCTTCGTCCAGGACGAGTGGCGCATCGTGCAGCCCCTGCGCCTCATCGTCAGCTACCGCGTGGACCGCCACCCGCTGCTCGACAAGGGCAACCCGGGCATCGCGCAGTCGCCGCGTCTGTCCGCGGTGTTCCAGCCCATTGAAGGGCACGCCTTCCGCGCGTCCGTGGCCACCGCCTTCCGCGAGCCCACGTTCCTGGAGAGCTACACCCGGCTGCCCGTGCCCGTGCCGGGCGTCAACGGCGTGAGCCTGCTGACCACCGGCAACCGGACGCTGCGCCCCGAGCGCCTCAACGCGCTGGAGCTGGGCTGGCGCGGTGAGTCCCCGCGCCTGGGTCTGGACTGGGACGTGGCCCTCTACCAGAACACGGTGAAGGACCTCATCGCCCTCTCGCCCGTGCAGTCCCTGCCCGCCGGCGAGTCCTTCGACAGCGGCACCGGCAACTACCTGCTGGGCCGCTCCATGTTCACCAACGAGGCCGCCATCTACACCGCGCGCGGCGTCGAGGCGGGCATCAACGTGTCCCCCATCGACGGCCTGGGCGTGAAGGCGAGCGCCGCGTACCAGCACGTCAGCTCCGACCTGCCGGATGAAGGCCAGTGCGGAACGTGCAGCCAGACGCCGGCCTTCCGCCTCTTCGGCGGCGTCACCTACCGCACGCGCACGGACCTGGAGTTCGGCATCGAAGCGGCGTTCACGACCTCCACCACCTGGGTGGAGCGCGAGCCCTCCGCGTCCGACCCGACGCGCGTGGACCTCATCGCCAACAACCTCCCCGCGTACACCGTCGTCAACGCCCGCGTGGGCTACACCGTGGTGAAGGACTTCGTCTCCGTGGCGCTGCAGGGCAGCCAGCTCGGTGGCAGCCACGCGGAGCACCCCTTCGGCAACCGCATCGAGCGGCGCGTGTTCGCCAACCTCACGGTGACCCCATGA
- a CDS encoding fatty acid desaturase, translating to MASEPSTRPAPPDPWGVVLALAVVGAWAGHLAWLLAGPALPWASPLPWLHVLLQMWLSTGLFITGHDAMHGTVSLNRRVNAAVGMLACFLFAGLSYRRLVVNHRAHHVDPTGEHDPDFAARGQAFWPWFGAFMVRYTTWLQIAVMALKFNVLLWLGVPQARILVFWVLPSVLATVQLFYFGTYLPHRRPETEGMAPHHARSLPRNHLWALLSCFFFGYHWEHHQSPGTPWWRLWRVKDARR from the coding sequence ATGGCGTCCGAGCCCTCCACCCGTCCCGCCCCTCCCGACCCGTGGGGCGTCGTGCTCGCGCTCGCGGTGGTGGGCGCGTGGGCCGGGCACCTGGCGTGGCTGCTGGCGGGGCCCGCGCTGCCGTGGGCCTCACCGCTCCCCTGGCTGCACGTCCTCCTGCAGATGTGGCTGTCCACCGGCCTCTTCATCACCGGGCATGACGCCATGCATGGGACGGTGTCCTTGAACCGCCGGGTGAACGCGGCGGTGGGGATGCTGGCCTGCTTCCTCTTCGCGGGGCTGTCCTACCGCCGGCTGGTGGTGAACCACCGGGCGCACCATGTGGACCCCACCGGCGAGCACGACCCGGACTTCGCGGCCCGGGGGCAGGCCTTCTGGCCCTGGTTCGGGGCCTTCATGGTCCGCTACACGACGTGGCTTCAAATCGCGGTCATGGCGCTGAAGTTCAACGTGCTGCTGTGGCTGGGCGTGCCCCAGGCGCGCATCCTGGTCTTCTGGGTGCTGCCGTCGGTGCTGGCCACCGTGCAGCTGTTCTATTTCGGCACGTACCTGCCGCACCGGCGCCCGGAGACGGAAGGGATGGCGCCGCACCACGCGCGCTCGCTGCCTCGCAACCACCTGTGGGCCCTGCTGTCGTGCTTCTTCTTCGGCTACCACTGGGAGCACCATCAGTCCCCCGGCACGCCCTGGTGGCGGCTGTGGCGGGTGAAGGACGCCCGGCGGTAA